CTTGGGGCAATCTAAGATATCAAGCAGTTCCGACAGACCTTCCACATATGCATCCAGGGTAAGCGGTTCAGAAGGCCGGTGTGATCGTCCAAACCCGGGCAAGTCGGGAGCGATCACACGGAAGCTGGGAGAAAAATATTCAAGTTGATGCGCCCAATTCCAAAGGTTTCCACCGCCGTTGTGCATGAAAACGATTGGCATACCCGACCCGCGATCAAATACATTCCAAATCTTGCCATGTACGACAAGTGGAACTTGATATTTTTCCAGCGGTTCATTTGATGGAGGTGATGGAACAGCCACGCCGTTCGTATGCATCCGGCTAGATCGTTATATCCCTCTTACTTATCGCCCTCGTACAAATATCCCGTCCCTCGAACGCTCACGATGCGGTCGGAAAGTGATGGGAACGGCTCGATCTTGTGGCGCAGGCGGCTGACGAGCGGGCGAAGAATTTCAGGCGCCTCGCGTTGGGAAGTGTCGTATCCTTGCACGAGCAGGACCAACTCGCGGTGCGAATAGACGCGCCCCGGGTTTTCGATCAACACTCGTAACAAGCGCCCTTCGGCGGGGGTCAGGTGAATCACATGATCCTTTTTGCGGATTAGGCGGCGCGATAGATCGATATACGTCCCGTCTTTTAAATTGAACTCGGCATTGCCCTCGTCCACATCGGTGGAGGCGTTTCCGCCTCGCGCCTTCAAACGCGCGTCGCGGCGGGCGAGCCCTTTCTTCACGCTGGCGATCACTTGCGTGGGGGAGGCGGGCTTCAGTAGATAATCGTGGATGCGCAAACGCAAAGCCTGGATCGCCGACTCGGTCGTGGCGAATGCCGTGAGAAGCACGATCTCTGTCTCAGGGGAAATCTGATTCACCACCTGCACAACTTCCAGCCCGTCCATGCCGGGCATGCGCAGATCGACGATCATCAACTCGACCGGGTGTGTGCGGACAAATTCGATTGCCGCCTGCCCATTCGGCACAGAGTTGACAGCCAGCCCTTCGAGGCGCAGAATATCGGTCATGGATTGCCGGGCAACCGGCTCGTCGTCGACCACTAAGATGTTCGATTTCATGGTTTGCTCCCTTGAAGTGAGGAATTCTTATGCTTCCTTAAATGCGATTGGTATTGGTCGCTGATGTTACGCAGTTGAAGCCAGCCTGATCTTCGTAACGCGCCATTTAGGTTGCTGTTGCTCAAGAACAACCTGAATGGCGAGATAACTCTTGCATGGCTGCTTTACCGCGCAACGTCGGTTAGTTATTTCCCGATGGCAGGAACAGCCGAAAGCAGGCGCCAGGCTCCTTGCGATCAACGAGATCGAGCGTGCCGCCGTGAGCGGTGACGATATTGTAACTCACAGTGAGCCCCAGTCCGGTGCCTCCGTCCTTGGTGCTGAAGAACGGCTCGAAGATGTTATTGCGTTGGGTCTCCGGGATGCCGGGACCGTTATCGGCAAATAACAACTCGACGCCGCGGTTCTTGGGGCGCGCGCTGATTTTCAACTCGCCTCCCATTGGCATGGCGTCTAAAGCGTTGAGGACGAGGTTGAAAAATATCTGTTGGATCTGACCGCTCACCACGTAGATCATCGGCAGTGATTCGGGCAAGTCTGTGATCACCTGGATGTTGCGCTGGCTGAATTGTTGCGAGGTGAG
This is a stretch of genomic DNA from Candidatus Defluviilinea gracilis. It encodes these proteins:
- a CDS encoding response regulator transcription factor — encoded protein: MKSNILVVDDEPVARQSMTDILRLEGLAVNSVPNGQAAIEFVRTHPVELMIVDLRMPGMDGLEVVQVVNQISPETEIVLLTAFATTESAIQALRLRIHDYLLKPASPTQVIASVKKGLARRDARLKARGGNASTDVDEGNAEFNLKDGTYIDLSRRLIRKKDHVIHLTPAEGRLLRVLIENPGRVYSHRELVLLVQGYDTSQREAPEILRPLVSRLRHKIEPFPSLSDRIVSVRGTGYLYEGDK